The DNA region GATTTGTTTTTCAACGAGCAGTTGATAGGCTATCTCGACGTCTCCTGGGGTGTAATGAAAAGAACCCATTAGAGAGATTTCATCATAGTGCAAGCGGGCGGTATCCGCCATGATTTTCGTGTCCGGAGGACAGCCGCCAAAAAGTATGATTGTTGCCCCTTTGGAAGCAAGCGATATCGACTCTTCCCAAACCAGGGGGAGGCCGGTGCATTCGAAAATCCAATTCGCTCCGTAGCCTTTTGTAATCTCCTGAACCGTCTCAACAGAATTTTCTGTTACGGTGTTAATGACAAAATCTGCGCCCAACTCTGTCGCTATTTGCAGCTTTTGTTCATGTTTGCCGGCGACAATTATTTTATGAGCGCCTTTAATCTTTGCCATTAAAACATGTAACAGTCCAATGGGTCCTGCTCCGATGATCAGCACAGTATCCTCAGGAAAAATATGCAAGGGCTCGATACCATGGATAACACAGGCCAATGGTTCTAAAAAGCTGGCTTCTTCAAATGAGAGAAAGGCGGGTTTAATGAACATATTTTTTTCAACGATGCGGCGGGGAATTTTGATATATTCTGCATAGGCGCCCATCAGCCATTCGCGCATGGTTAGGGGGCACAAATTTTCCAATCGACGCCGGCAGTAGTAGCAGTCGCCGCAGGGCGCAGTCGGAACTCCCATAATGGCATCGCCTTCGTGATAGCCGTTCGAACTGGATCCGGCATCGACGATTCGGCCGGAGAACTCATGACCAAAGGGGGTCGGCATGGGCATTTTGGGATGACCGCGACGATAGGCTTTCAGATCCGTTCCACAAGTCAAAGCTGCTTCTATTTTCACGATGAGATCGCCTTTATTAGGGATTGGAAGTGGAATTTCACGCAGCTCAATTGAGCCCGGTTCAATCAGAAAATATGACTTCATTTATCCTCCCGTCCGTTCAATAGAATTCGGTCTGAAATTATTAAAAGAAGGAGAGAAAGTCAAGGCAAAAGCTTGAACGACCGGTAGGGAACAGTCGCGACTGTCCCTACGGTTGTCGCAGATTTTACAAAAGCCGAAGCAGTTCACTCAACTCATTTATCTTAGTACATTTTAAAGGGTCGAACCTTTTTAGCGGGTCAAATAGTACTGAAGTCAGCCCGGCATTCTCAGCGCCCAGGATGTCGATTTCATAGGAATCACCGACAAACAATGATTCGCCGGGGTCGGCTTTTATCTTTTTGAGAGCAAATTCAAAAATTTTCACATCCGGCTTGCGAATTCCAAACACGGACGAATCAACAATTGCATCAAAATATTCGGTAAGACCGCAATCGGTCAAAAGTTTCTCGATGCTGCCATCAGAGTTGGAAATTACCCCCAATTTATATTGCCGCTTTTTTAGTTCAGCGAGCGTTTCGACGGCGCTCTCTTCAACGAGACTCCACAAGTTCTTTTGCCTATTTTTCTCCCACAACCGGGCATAAATTTCTTTCACATTTTCTTCTTTAGCGCCGGCCATCTTCAGCCAGATGCCGAAATAAACATTCCACGACTGAGTTCCTTTTGCCTTTTGCGATTCGGCCAAAGCTTCATATTCCGCGTGCCTGATTTTGGCCACGGTTGCCTTGATTCCAAATTCGCGCAATACTTTTTGAATGACAAAATAATCCGGAAAAATGAGCGTGTTGCCCGCATCAAAAAAGATTGTTTGAATTTTATTTTTCATATAGAAAAAATGGGAAGCAGAATTTCACAAAAGAAAATTTAGCCACGGATTCGCACGGATGAAACACTGATTTATGAGTTATACTTTAAATAGTGAGTCAAGGCTAACATCAGTCTTTTCATTTTCTAACTCAATTTATCTGTGGAAATCCGTGTTCATCCGTGGCGATTAATTTGTCTTAAACCTGCACTCGCATTAAATCCTGGCCAAGAATTGTGTTCGGGAAAATCTTTGTAGCCTGCGTCAGGAATTCTTCTTCATCATTCTTCTCGTAACGAGCGCTGATGTGGGTTAGTAAAAGTTTTTTGGCCTCCGCCTCTTTGGCAATCTGCGCAGCTTGTGAGCCGGTTGAATGGTACGTTTCATCAGCACGTTCTTTTCGGGAATCATCGAATGTGGCTTCGTGAATCAGCAAGTCAGCATTTCGGGCAAGCTCGATTGAATTCTGACACGGCCTGGAATCGAGACAGATAGCAACTGTTTGCCCAGGACGTTTCGGGCCTAAAACCTGAGCTGGTTTTACTTCCTTGCCATTTGGTAAAACAATGGACTCGCCATTTTGTAGGCATGCTCTCAAGGGGCCGTCAGGAATCTCCAACTGTTCTGCTTTTGAGACGTCAAATTTGCCGGGCTTGAGTTTTTCCTCGAGTTTAAATCCCAAAGTTAAAATTCGATGCTCTAAAGGCAAAGCCGTTATTGAATATTCGTCAAAATCCCAAATAGTTTCCTCCCGGTCATTTTCAACCTCACAAATGGTAACTGGATAGCCAAGTCTGAAATCAGAAATTCGCTGCATAAAACCCATGTATTCGGCGAGTCCTTTTGGACCATATAAAAACAGCGGCTTTATACGGCCACCTAACTGCAAAGAAGTTATGAACCCAATCAGACCGTAAAAATGGTCGCCGTGAAAGTGGGAAATGAAAATGCGGGTCAATTTTCCCGGTTTGAGCTGAGCTTTTTGAAACTGCATTTGCGTGCCTTCTCCGCAGTCAAATAACAGAATTTCTCCAAGTCGAATTAGAGCGGTTGCGGAAGGCAAACGGGATTTTGTGGGCAGGGCTGCGCCTGTTCCTAAAAGAACGATTTCCATGAGGTTGATTAATTGTGAATTACAAATTATGAATTAAGAATTGCAAATTAAAAGATATAAAATATTCTTAATGTGTAAGAAACGTTTTTAAAGAACTCCTCAAGTGTGGACACTTGCGCTACTACTTGCCACTTGCGCGACGGTTGTGGTTGATTTCGCCTCGGAGAGCAAAAGCCACACCTGTCAAAATTACAAGTCCTCCGAGAGATTGCATGCCGGTTATTTTTTCTCCTAAAAGAAAAAAAGCCAGGATCGAGGCGCCAATCGGTTCGCTTAAAGTAATGACTGCAACTGTAGCTGCTGAAAAAAGTTTCAATGCCCAATTCAATGTCGTGTGTCCGATGACCTGCGGCACAAACGCAATTAAGAAAAATAGCAAATACGTATTTGCATTGTAATCAAAAAATGAGTTTCTCAGGAACCCGCTGATTAAAATTAGAAATAGAGCGGTGATTGAGTAAACGACCGTTACATAAGAAAAGGTGTCGATGCGAGCGCGGAGGACTTTTCCAATTAAAAAGTGCCCGGCGATTCCGATTGCGCCGGCCAGGGCTAATGCGTTTCCAAAAACAGAGTTTTTACCGACTCCGAGTTCCTTATAGCTTAGAATCACCGCACCAATTAGCGTGAAGGCAATGCCCCAAATAAGCAGTTTGCCGGGTTTTTCTTTCAAAAAAAAGATTGAGCCGATGGCGACAAAAACCGGTGAAGTTGAGACTAGAACGACCGAACTTGCAACCGAGGTGTAGCTCAAAGATGTGATCCAGGCTGCGAAATGCACACAAAGAAACAGGGCGGAAAAAAATGCCAGAGCGAGGTCTTTTTTATGGAAATCCTGCAAGGGGTTATTTTTTTTTACGCCAGCGGTGGTGATGAAAAAAAGAGAGGCGAAGGCGAGCCGGTACATGGCGATGACCATGGAGGGGGCAGCGCAGAGTTTAATTAAAATCGATGCCGAGGAGATGGCAATGATGCCGACCCCAAGTATGAGATATTGACGCATGGATTAAATTTTTAAAAGAAATGAGTTTGGTTACCGAAAAATATGAAGGAAATTGGAGAAAATCAAACTTTACTAACATTAGAGGTTTGGTAAAGCTATTGGCAAGCTTTAAAGCTTGAACACCCCAATAAAAAAAGCCACCTCATTCGCATTTCGAAACAAGGTGGCTTGAAAAAGTATCTTGGTAAAATTTAATTACGGGGGTGAACAGCCAAATGCCACGTAGTTGTATTCGGTGTATTTGCTCCATTTGTCGGGCAATTCATCTTCGGGGAAGATGGCCTCGACCGGACATTCAGGTTCGCAGGCGCCGCAGTCGATACATTCCTCCGGATGAATGTAGAGCATTGCCATATGAGCTTCATCACCCTCCGAGAGTTCGGTGTCTTCCACCTCATAAATGCAATCTACTGGACAAACATCAACACAGGCTTTATCCAGAACATCAACGCAAGGTTCAGCGATGATATAGGTCATGTTCTCACCTCCTTTTTAA from candidate division KSB1 bacterium includes:
- a CDS encoding DMT family transporter; the protein is MRQYLILGVGIIAISSASILIKLCAAPSMVIAMYRLAFASLFFITTAGVKKNNPLQDFHKKDLALAFFSALFLCVHFAAWITSLSYTSVASSVVLVSTSPVFVAIGSIFFLKEKPGKLLIWGIAFTLIGAVILSYKELGVGKNSVFGNALALAGAIGIAGHFLIGKVLRARIDTFSYVTVVYSITALFLILISGFLRNSFFDYNANTYLLFFLIAFVPQVIGHTTLNWALKLFSAATVAVITLSEPIGASILAFFLLGEKITGMQSLGGLVILTGVAFALRGEINHNRRASGK
- a CDS encoding ferredoxin family protein; translated protein: MTYIIAEPCVDVLDKACVDVCPVDCIYEVEDTELSEGDEAHMAMLYIHPEECIDCGACEPECPVEAIFPEDELPDKWSKYTEYNYVAFGCSPP
- a CDS encoding HAD family hydrolase, which produces MKNKIQTIFFDAGNTLIFPDYFVIQKVLREFGIKATVAKIRHAEYEALAESQKAKGTQSWNVYFGIWLKMAGAKEENVKEIYARLWEKNRQKNLWSLVEESAVETLAELKKRQYKLGVISNSDGSIEKLLTDCGLTEYFDAIVDSSVFGIRKPDVKIFEFALKKIKADPGESLFVGDSYEIDILGAENAGLTSVLFDPLKRFDPLKCTKINELSELLRLL
- a CDS encoding zinc-binding dehydrogenase, whose amino-acid sequence is MKSYFLIEPGSIELREIPLPIPNKGDLIVKIEAALTCGTDLKAYRRGHPKMPMPTPFGHEFSGRIVDAGSSSNGYHEGDAIMGVPTAPCGDCYYCRRRLENLCPLTMREWLMGAYAEYIKIPRRIVEKNMFIKPAFLSFEEASFLEPLACVIHGIEPLHIFPEDTVLIIGAGPIGLLHVLMAKIKGAHKIIVAGKHEQKLQIATELGADFVINTVTENSVETVQEITKGYGANWIFECTGLPLVWEESISLASKGATIILFGGCPPDTKIMADTARLHYDEISLMGSFHYTPGDVEIAYQLLVEKQIEVSKLITAKYPLNDLRKAFDLLLEGKGIKYAIRP
- the rnz gene encoding ribonuclease Z, with the protein product MEIVLLGTGAALPTKSRLPSATALIRLGEILLFDCGEGTQMQFQKAQLKPGKLTRIFISHFHGDHFYGLIGFITSLQLGGRIKPLFLYGPKGLAEYMGFMQRISDFRLGYPVTICEVENDREETIWDFDEYSITALPLEHRILTLGFKLEEKLKPGKFDVSKAEQLEIPDGPLRACLQNGESIVLPNGKEVKPAQVLGPKRPGQTVAICLDSRPCQNSIELARNADLLIHEATFDDSRKERADETYHSTGSQAAQIAKEAEAKKLLLTHISARYEKNDEEEFLTQATKIFPNTILGQDLMRVQV